ATGGTTTGCAAAGGATCTGTGGCACCCCGCCGCGCGCAATCAGGGGTTCGAGGCGATGGAGAATGACGTCGGTCGCCTCCGGCTTGTCGGGGCGCGAGGCGATCGCGAGCCACGTCACCGGCCGCCCGCTTTCCTCCAGTAGGAACTTCAGCAGGTCCGACTCTTCATCCGAGACCCTTCCGATGCGCTGCGTTAGCGCGACCTCGATCGAACCGCGGCCGACGCGCTTGAGCTCATTTGCGTATGCCTTCAATTCGTCGCGCGATGCCAACCGGCAGGCGAGGGGCCGCCCCTTGAAGCCGATGTGCTGCGCGAGCGTGGTGGTGGAAAATCCGACTGCGCCCGCCTGGACCGCCTCGCCCAGCAACGATGCGATTTTCTGAATCTCGTCGGGCCGCGCCTCGCGCTCCATCGACTCTTCGCCCAACACGAAATGGCGAAACGGGGTCAGTGGCGCGAGGAACGCGAGATTGATTCCCGAGCCCCGGCGCGCGGCCGCGTCCAGATATTGAGGAAAGCTTTCCCATTCCCAAGTGATCCCGCGCGACAGCGCGTCAAACGGAATCGCCTCGACATTGACCAGGTCCCAGGCTGCGATTTCA
This genomic window from Candidatus Binataceae bacterium contains:
- a CDS encoding amidohydrolase family protein, whose translation is MTYDLIIRNGTVIDGTGAAGQHADVAIAGGKVAAIGKVTEGAGRTIDASDLIVAPGFVDPHTHYDAQICWDPMVSCTSWHGVTTVVMGNCGVGIAPCREKVREIAAWDLVNVEAIPFDALSRGITWEWESFPQYLDAAARRGSGINLAFLAPLTPFRHFVLGEESMEREARPDEIQKIASLLGEAVQAGAVGFSTTTLAQHIGFKGRPLACRLASRDELKAYANELKRVGRGSIEVALTQRIGRVSDEESDLLKFLLEESGRPVTWLAIASRPDKPEATDVILHRLEPLIARGGVPQILCKPFSVQMDLRNPFSFADMAMWGPVFNQTMEKQKEFYRDPSFRGTFREELKRPHLFQGRWNQVEVLEVTNDALKQYERKTVAEAAEMRGK